One Alnus glutinosa chromosome 3, dhAlnGlut1.1, whole genome shotgun sequence genomic region harbors:
- the LOC133862508 gene encoding heat shock cognate 70 kDa protein-like has product MAGKGEWPAIGIDLGTTYSCVAVWQNDRVEIIVNDQGNRTTPSYVAFTDKERLVGDAAKNQVARNPINSVFDAKRLIGRRFSDSIVQNDIKLWPFKVIEGLADKPMIVVTYKGEEKHFAAEEISSMVIKHMREIAEAYLGTTVRNAVVTVPAYFNDSQRKATKDAGGIAGLNVMRIINEPTAAAIGYGLDKVGIGKRNVLIFDLGGGTADVSLLTIDEGTFEVKAVAGDTHLGGEDFDNRMLKYFVEIFKRHHKEDISGNAKALRRLRTACERAKRILSSAAETTIEVDSLYNGIDFSSSITRARFSELNIDLFRKSIELVEKCLTDAKMEKSGVHDVVLTGGSSRIPRVQELLQDLFDGKQLNKSINPDEAVAYGAAVQAAKMAGVGNEKVQHIVLLDVTPLSLGVETCIIRKGDMSVVIPRNTVIPTKMEKNYTTLEDYQSSVLFPVYEGERARVVDNNWLGQFELSPIPVARKGVVQIKVFFEIDVNGILNVSAVEQTTGVSCKITITNYKASLSTQEIHRMVQDAEKYEVEDDEHKKKVRAKEALENYAFKMRNIVNNKDIGEKLDADGKEKIEAAVKQVIHWLDGVQHAEGDEFKDKLIELELICNPIIANIKNEDN; this is encoded by the exons ATGGCCGGCAAAGGAGAGTGGCCAGCGATAGGGATTGATCTAGGGACGACGTACTCGTGCGTGGCAGTGTGGCAGAATGATCGAGTTGAAATAATAGTGAACGATCAGGGCAACAGGACGACGCCGTCTTATGTTGCCTTCACTGACAAAGAGCGTTTGGTCGGTGATGCAGCCAAAAACCAGGTGGCCAGGAATCCCATTAACTCTGTCTTTG ATGCAAAGCGGTTGATTGGTAGGAGATTTAGTGATTCTATAGTTCAAAATGATATCAAGCTCTGGCCATTCAAGGTCATTGAAGGCCTTGCCGACAAGCCTATGATTGTAGTCACTTATAAGGGTGAAGAGAAGCATTTTGCTGCAGAAGAAATCTCATCTATGGTCATAAAACATATGCGTGAGATTGCGGAGGCCTACCTTGGCACAACTGTGAGGAATGCTGTAGTCACTGTCCCGGCCTACTTTAATGATTCACAGCGTAAGGCCACAAAGGATGCTGGAGGCATTGCAGGTCTCAATGTCATGAGGATAATCAATGAACCTACGGCCGCAGCCATTGGTTACGGTCTTGACAAGGTGGGCATTGGTAAGAGAAATGTGTTGATCTTTGATTTGGGTGGTGGCACTGCAGATGTCTCATTACTTACCATTGACGAGGGTACTTTTGAAGTGAAAGCCGTTGCTGGAGACACTCATCTTGGAGGTGAGGACTTTGATAACAGAATGTTAAAGTATTTCGTTGAAATATTTAAGAGGCATCACAAGGAGGATATAAGTGGAAATGCCAAAGCTCTAAGAAGGTTGAGAACTGCTTGTGAGAGAGCAAAGAGAATTCTTTCTTCTGCAGCTGAGACTACCATTGAAGTTGATTCTTTATATAATGGTATTGATTTCTCTTCAAGTATTACTCGTGCTAGATTTTCGGAACTCAATATAGACTTGTTCAGGAAGTCTATTGAGCTTGTGGAGAAGTGTTTGACTGATGCTAAGATGGAAAAGAGCGGAGTCCACGATGTCGTTCTTACTGGTGGTTCTTCTAGAATTCCCAGGGTGCAAGAACTATTGCAAGACTTGTTTGATGGAAAGCAGCTTAACAAGAGCATCAACCCAGATGAAGCTGTGGCTTACGGAGCTGCTGTTCAAGCTGCAAAGATGGCTGGTGTGGGTAATGAGAAAGTTCAACACATTGTGCTATTGGATGTAACCCCTCTGTCCCTTGGGGTGGAGACTTGTATTATCCGTAAAGGTGACATGTCCGTTGTGATTCCGAGGAATACCGTCATTCCCACTAAGATGGAGAAGAACTACACCACCCTCGAAGACTACCAAAGTTCTGTTTTGTTCCCAGTTTACGAGGGTGAGAGAGCCAGAGTTGTGGATAACAACTGGTTGGGACAATTTGAGCTTTCCCCCATTCCTGTAGCACGCAAGGGTGTAGTTCagataaaagttttttttgagATTGATGTCAATGGTATCTTGAATGTTTCTGCTGTGGAGCAGACTACTGGTGTAAGTTGCAAAATCacaattacaaattacaaggCTTCGCTATCCACGCAAGAGATTCATAGGATGGTACAGGACGCTGAGAAATACGAAGTTGAAGATGATGAGCACAAGAAGAAGGTTAGGGCCAAAGAAGCTTTGGAGAACTATGCGTTCAAAATGAGGAACATTGTCAATAATAAAGATATTGGTGAAAAGCTTGATGCTGATGGTAAGGAGAAGATTGAAGCTGCTGTTAAGCAGGTGATTCATTGGTTAGATGGTGTCCAGCATGCGGAGGGAGATGAGTTTAAGGACAAACTGATTGAACTTGAGTTAATATGCAATCCCATCATcgcaaatattaaaaatgaagacAATTAG